Part of the Antechinus flavipes isolate AdamAnt ecotype Samford, QLD, Australia chromosome 2, AdamAnt_v2, whole genome shotgun sequence genome is shown below.
CTAATCACTGATCTCAGAcagtcaaattttttaaaaagattcaatcaaaagagaattatttattatatgccagccatattaatataattttagatctatgtgtatatataattgtgtatgtgtgtatcttgTACAtagctgtgtgtatgtgtatatatgtatacatatgtgtgtatatatatgtatacataaatatatctgtgcttaactatagctgCGTGGGGgaggtaaaaaggaagaaaggggaaaaaacaaaatttaaaagcacagcacagaacaaaagaaaatgcaaggaagtaaagaaaagatgaacaattctgaatgcaattatcttctattattatatatatattcttcaaatagaaatttattgttatatattttgaatcctccctcatGTTCTGCTgggaacatgaaaaaaattttgttttttgttttgtctttttctttcttttcctatttaaaattattttgcatttacattttaaataaacacataaaaattccctcttcttccccatgAGACCTTTCTCATGTCTGTTTCCCACCTTTATCCCATCTttagcaaaattattttctaaaattctcatATATTTAGGAAATATGATTAAAGAAATTTGGCAAAAAGTGACCAAAAGGATTAACTCTGGCACAGGATATTTACAATTTAaaagatacaatttttaaaacatatatgaaTGCCAGTTGGTGGCTATTTTGGAGAGCTTTTTGAATTGTGGACAATTCTTGGTATCCTTCTGGCCACTTGCTTCTTATTAACAGTAATAGTGAAGGACAACCAAGGCGACTGAGTGGTGACACAGATTAAgtgttggacttgaagtcagagcGATCTGAGGTTGAATCCTGCCTTAGTCACCTACTAGCCATATGCCTATGAATGAACAAATTCCTTAATTTCTATCAGCTTCAGGTTCCTCATgagtaaaatgaagatagtagcagcacctacttcacagggtggttgtgagggtcaaatgaaataacatataaaaattgttttgcaaatattaaagtcaaatataaatgttagctattgttctCTAGAGTTTCTGTTGAGCAGGGCAAAAGAgagcaataagaaagaaaaattagggcCATCTTATCTTGAGagtttccatttccctttctggCACTCTTCCATCTCCTGGCACTACTATTACTTCATCCAAGACACTTTCCTCACTATAAATGGAATTCAATTATATTTACAAGATTTCAGAACCTGTGATTGAGAATCATATAGATTTAATTACTATTTTGGATAGATATGAAATGTTAGAACTTGAACTATTGTGGTATTGCCAAGGAGGCAGAAAACAGCATTATTCAGGAATTCACTTGTTATTTCTTCTGGTAGTCCAAATGTAAATGACCAACTCTCGAAGACAGTTCTGCTCCCCAATGCCCAATCTAattcagaaataaatgagaaCTCATTGTTCTGAGGTGGCAACTTCCCCGGTTCTCTGGTCTTGGCTTAGGAGGAAAGGATGACCATCACCACAATGCCCAAGTTCTTTGACCCTTGGTTCTCTTGGCTCTTTTCCCGGACCTTCTGGGAAAGGAAAGATGGCAACAACTCAAATGAAGATAAGCAACATTTTTTTGGCCTCTCTATAATCCTCCTTTTCTTGATTGCTAAACATGtccagaaatagaaaaacaaaataaaacaaaacatgaaatatAGCCTCAATTTGAGGTTGGAGGTAATAATCCTaggaagagaaagacaaggaGATTTTCATTACCTGTTTTTCTGTTCTAGGGTCTTCTAAGTACTTGGGTACAAAAGGTAACATTATTCCAGTAAATGTGTAAATAGGACACAAAGATGATTTCCAAATCCTTGGCAGGGAAAAACAAAGGTAACTTGGATTAGTATTTTTGTAGAAGAGCAGGATATATGTAATGTTTTCTGGGGTGGTGTCCTTTATCCAAAGTAACTGGAAATACCCCTTTAACTGTTAACTACTGTGCAGTCAATTTACCAATTAGAAGCATTTCCAAGGACCAGATGCGAGATTAATAACATAACAAAAGAGAAGTAATGCTAGGTCAGGCCCATGGTTCAAAAATGTCAAAAGTCAATATCTGAAGGTTATACCAATAGAGAGATACATAAAGTCATAAGAACATAGATTTTGAACTGGAAGGGAACTTTGAGTCCAccttctatcattttacagatagggaactAAGGTGTCGAGGAGTTATATAACTTACCCAACATTACAGAGGCAGTAAATAGAAGAGCTGGAAattgaacccaggacctctgaCTTTGAATCCAACATATTTTCCCTCTCTGTTGCATAGCCTCAGTTTGGTAATGGGAAAAGACCTAGATTTGGACTCTGAAGAACTGGTTTTGAATCATGGCTTTGCCACGCCCTACATGTATAACTACGAATACAATGTCATTatcctagtttcttcatctgttaaatgaaggggTTGGGTTAGAATATCTCAAAGGTTTCTCCTTTCTCTAAATCTTAGAATTATAGTGTCTAGGTATTAGAAGGCAAGTTAGATGCCATCTTCAAGAAACCTCATATAACTCAAAATAACCTTAGCTTTCCGAATGGCCCATTATGAATTAATCACCAATGAGTTTATCTAAATTTTCTTCCACTTATTTAATGTTTCTGACTCTTGGGAGAAGCCATTTGCTTTAAACTCCCTGTTTAAAGTTGTACTTCCTTTTATTTGTCCATTATTTaagttttagttctttttttaatattttattttattttatttaataataactttatattgacagaatccatgccagggtaattttttttaaacaacattatcccttgcacttgtttctgttccgatttttcccctccttccctccaccccctcccctagatggcaaacagtcctatatatgttagatatgttgcagtatatcctagaaacaatatatgtttgcagaactgaacagttctcttgttgcacagggagaattggattcagaagataaaaataacccgggaataaaaacaaaaatgcagatagaagTTTTAGTTCTGGTTGTGAGATCtccatatataataaattatttcaaatctaGTTTCCTCCTATTTTCAACTATGTTTACAGTTATAACATATCTAATCAGATACTTGCCAGTGACTCTTTTTGGCATACAATTCCCCACTTTTTTGTCTTCCtgtattctttaaatttattttctcctttttctttttcacctgtATTCTGAAGACCACATTCCACAAACTGAAATCTCTTCTAAATATGGGTTTTGTTCTCTAGGGGAAAATATGTGTTCATTAGAGACACTTGTGACATAAGCTCAAAGATGATTTTTGCTATCTTTCTGTACAGTAAAAATGAGGATTCTTGTGATaagagcaaaatcaaaaaaaggaataaagccAGTTACTGACTGTACAGATGCAAAGACATCTGGGAAAGTAATGATGCACTCCACAGAGTAAAAACCATGCCTAAGGTCTTAACCAGAAAGGAACACAAAAGACATGGAGAAATCTATCTAGCCCAAGGTTACAAGAAAGTcctaatgattttctttttaatataaggGAAATATATTTGGCTAGAATGGAGAACACATTTCTCATATGCTACAAGAAACAAATTGAATTTCACTGTCCTGAACTACATGACAGCATTTTTTCAGGAACAAGTCACTGGAAGTGTCCTCTGTTcacaaagattcaatcaagaaagaaatctacattatatgtcaaacacattaatattattttaaatatatgtatatatatatgtgtgtatatgtatgcatttttgCATGtaggtatatttatgtatgtatatgtgtgtgtgtatatatataaaggtatCTGTGTTTAACTGCAGCTCACTTGGAGgtggagatggggaggaggaaaagggggaaaagaataaagtaaaaagtacacagcacagaacataagaaaatgaaaacctacaaggaagcaaagaaaaaatggacaatatagtgtcttctattattatatatgctttcttaaaatagaaatttatcgttatatattttgaatcttctcttatgtCCTGTTATATATATgacaatgttttttcttcttctgcctctttctattttgttttttcttgttttgcatttaagtttaaaataaataaatgcatttcaaaaataaataaaagtgacatTTATTCTCTTTGAGGTTTTTCTTCTATAGACTAGACCTAACAGATTATATTTTTTGAGAATTAAGGTGGGGGAGTTTGAAGTTTGTCACTATTTTTACTTCTATGGAGATTAGATAATTGTTTTCTCTCCAGTCTGATCCTTTCATGATTCATTTTCCATCATTTGATATTCCATGCAGGTGGTCACATTAACCCAGCAGTGACTTTTGCTATGTGTCTCTACGGACGGATGAAATGGTATAAGTTCCCTTTCTATATAGGGGCTCAGTTCCTGGGGGCTTTTGTAGGGGCTGCAGCCCTCTTTGGAATATACTATGGTAAGTTGGCCATTTGGATTGGGAGGATAAAAGAATGGGATTAAATTttagttaaaattattttgaagattaTAATGAGGATAAGAAGAAGATAGTGGGAGAATTTACCAGATATAGTAATAAGGGAAAACTTCTCTGAAGAGAGTAATGCCCAAGAAGAATGGAATACTACCAACACAAGTCAAAATAATTAAGGTCAAATTAATTAAGTCCCTAAAAGAACTAAATGCTGTGTTAAagatagagaataataataatgaaagtaatttccatgtaaaaaatacTCTGACATCCATCAGAAGAGGAGAAGTATGTCATCAGAGTAATAACATTTTTctggaatttctatttctattgatttCTCCCATTtagttggggggaagggagaagtggAACAGGGTAATTTGAATGGCTTTTGAAAAGAAgccttagaagaaagaaaaagtactgtATAACAAAGGTGGAATGAAACCTGTCGCTTCTCTGGCATAGGTCCACAAGACTATTAGTATTCTGAATAAAAGTACTGATAAGAACACAGAATTAAAGGTCAATACAACTTGGGATTCTAATTGGGACTCTACTAATTCACTGTGTTAATtaagttatggaatatttctAGGTTTCAGTTTCCATATCTCTGAAAGGAGGCTTATAGAAGATAACCTTGAAAGTACCTTCAAGCATTTACATTTTGAATTAATGAAATTAGATCCCAAAACATTATTCTAATCTGGTCCAATCTggtccttttctccctctgtgaTGAGAGAATGTGGTAGAATaagggtgaggggaagagaggaaaacttAAAAccttgaatttgaaatcagagaagaCATGACTTCTGGTCCGTCACTAACTACCTGCATAATGTTGGTTCACAGAGCTTTCCAAATTGGTTACATCTGAGAGGTACAAAGATGTGCTGGTAAACTTTTAACAACCAACTCTCTTGTATAAcaaaaataagacattttaaaatttaatctgtttTACATCATTTTCTCAAATCTGGAGTAGAGGGGTGTTCCTCTAAACAACAACACAGGgaccaaaaagagaatattttaaactatGGGTGGATACAAAGACAATTAGCCAGCCAGATTTGGCCTTCAGGCCAAAGTTTATTGATCCCTGATACAGTTAATCAATGAAACAacaatcaagccctgatttatggCTTTACTAAATTTCCCAGGTGTGAATATTCATCTTGAAAATTTAATAGTCAACTTTTCTGTGTCAGTGGGAACACACCCTTAATGGATAGTGGTAGGATTTAGAAGTAAAAGAATTCTAATGCTTaactagtccaatcccttcattttggaATTAAATGTCTAAGGTTGGAAGTTTTTAGAGATCATCCAATCTAACTACTCATTTTATCggaaatttgaactcaaagaaGTTAAACAATAGCTAGTAAATGGACAGAGGCAAGATTCAATCCCAAGTTTTCCAATTCACTTTCTACTGTACCATGCTTCTAtctacaaaagaggaaactgacttgcctaagatcctgttaaaaaaaaaaaaaaaaaaaaaactaggatgtAAATTCTGACTTTGGTGCTCTTTTTTTCTATACAATGAAATACTCTGGATTGGGCTTTAAAATCTGTCCTTTCCCTCCCTAAAATTTTTGGATTCTAAGCTCTTTTATGTCAGGCATTTCctattttatatccattttgaaACCCCGGATTCTGTGGGTACTCCTGAAATCTCCATGGAGTTTTGGTTTGGGGCACAAAGAGATCCATGGAGTCTTACCTTGCTCACAGGACAATTCTGAAATTCCAGAGGAAAAGTGGATTTATCCCTTTAGACTGTAACTGACAGAGTGATCCAGTTGAAATATATGTGGGCTTTTGGTGATCCATCCTGGCGCTAACCAAAATTTTGTAAATCATCCTGGTGAGCTCCAGAACCACCCTGAGATTTGACATTTTTgatgatcatcatcattatccaAAATTGTTGtcttgctttttcctctttttatgatgCTTCTCAAAAGAATACTAATAAATGAGGACTTTGTTTTTTTATAGATGCAATTAGGTGCTTTGCTGAAGGAAAACTGCTTGTCACAGGAGAAAATGCAACAGCACAGATTTTTGCAACATATCCAGTTAAATACCTGACTGTGGCAAATGAATTTGCAGATCAAGTAAGTACAAATGCAAGGTGAACTAAATGGAAGTGGGCATGATAGTAGAATGCTAGTGAAATATGATTAGTTAGAATATCAAAGCTGAATCTTCCAAGTGAAGAATGACTGGACATGGGTCAACCTATCCTGCTATGTGTACATTTGAGAAAATTAGTTATTTACTACTAAAGCTCTAAAAAAGCCCATGAacttacagagagagagagagagagagagagagagagagagagagagagagagaagagacgtGTTTCACaatttattgtatttcttttctttgttattaatGAGATAAAGGATAGAgaatgggagagaatttggaactgaaaataaaaataagaaattaaatatgtcCATTATATTGTTACTTTAAATTGATTGTCAACATCTTGACTATATAGGCCAAGGATGGGGAATcatttttctgccaagggctGTTTGGATAGTTATAATATCATTCATGAGCCATACAAAATTACCATCTTGAAGAACTATGGCCTGTGTTTATAGGGACAGACCAAATGGTTTCATGGACCTTATTTAGCCCATGGACTGGACATACTCTACCCCTAATGTAGGCAATTGACCAAAAAAGCCATTATTCAACTATACTACTAATCGTTTTCTAACAATGTAAAGACTTACACTGACATCTTGAgggataatattacatttttactATAGCCTAAGAAGcattgtcagaatttttttcctaaagagaaTTATTCCCTTTCTTATTTCTAGAATACctatagaaaaaattcacaatagatatacagagaaaaaattcaaatgagagaGCATAAactactttgcaaaccttaaagagatatataaatgtaacttattaataattataaataataagtaaTTGATACTGATAAAAGGATCATGGGATCAGTTAAACAGTCAAAAAGCCAGGCTCCAAAGGAGACCCCCAGTTGCTAAAGAAGAAAAGGTCTGGGATATAAGATATAAGAAACTAATGGAACCAGGAAGAAATTGTTGATTTCTCTGTAGTCAAGGAGAAAACCATAGACAGGAATGTGACCTAGACTGACAGCAGTATCTGAAACCAACTAATAGCTAAGATAGCTCCAAAGCTAGACTTTGCCATTTCTTAGTGGTTTATGGATTATAGTTCATAGAAATCACCCATATTTGAAGAATTCAGGGTGAAGAattttggacatggctaatgcATAAATTTGGCTTGCCTGACTATGCACATTTGTTGCAAGTGTAttatttctctccccccccctccatgttaaagaggaaagtaaaagaaaaaaaaaaaaaagattttttttgttaataaaaaaaaaatcaccaaacttAAAAATAGCTgtgaaaattaaggaaaaaatgggTCAAAAGACATGCTATGAAGAGATATGAATGTATATTTACATTTCCGGAGGTCACAGGCACATGATGAAGCCCCAAGCTATTAGGTGGAAGCAATGgaagttttttgggttttttttaaatccttcctcTAGGCTCTATAGAAAATTCAGTGATTTCCCTACTTTAAAGATCTTCAGAGAAAAAGATTCTGTAAGTTCTATTCTGATCTCCCATGATCCTCCTAGtcaagaaaattgtccttcaGTAATTCTTATCGTATTTTATACCTGTTTAAAGGTAAAAGTTGATGGCTCTATTTGTGCAGGAATAAGACATTTTCCAATAAAGTTGCTAGATGTTTTCCCCTCAAAACTCATTAGAAATAAGACACTGAGCTTGTCGATGTTTGCTAAGCTATGGCATGAATATAAGTTGTGATCtaaggaggggaaaggatgcTTCAAGGTGATTAGGGGAGCAATGATTTCACATATTCATAAATAAAGACCCATTAGCAGGAAGGAGGGATGtcatgagaagaaagagaagctgAGGGTACATAATGGGAGATAAAATTATTGGTAGGGTTGGAACATTCAGTAGAAAACTTTATCATCTTCAGCCAGAAGTACCTGAGTTTATGGGCCTGTACAAACTAGCAGTTTTCtgtataaaaattgttttgcttctagCATTATAAAGAAAAGTTGTAGTCATTAAGGGCTTTAGGGGTTTCAATAGGAACATATACAGATACTGAGGGAAGTGAAAGATATAGTGATCCTTGGTGAATGGCTCTGTTTGCCAGTAGATTCCACTCCCCTCTCTCTTCACATGACAAGTGTGGGGGAGGAAAGGGATAAGAAGGGGAATGGTTGCTTCTTTATAAATCATCTTATAAGGATTTTCACTTTAAACAGAAGACCTACTTGATCTGTTTCCATCTAAGGTAGAAGGACTATTTATTTGCTTTCACCAGGTTGAACTTCTCCTGGcaaagatttgatttttctttcttagaatgtAAGCAACAGCCACCCCTCTATTTAACAGAGCCATTGTGATATCATGAAAATGTAGAGAATCCCTCAATTTCTGAATCCCTCCATGTAGTTCGGGCATATCTCAACAGAAAACTGTTGGGGGATTTGATGAACAACCAAGATCACAACATGGTCCTTTCTTGTGTTATGATTGCCCTCAGAATTGTCCATTCTTTGGTTTTCTCAATAACAAGAAGTGTTGAAGGCAATAGTAAGACTATTGCCCCAAAAAACAAGACAAGCTGCAGCTCCGATtctcctaatagaatgtaagttctttgaggccAGCAgccatttaatttattataatatccCTAGTGCCTAGAACTGGGGCAAGATCAGATAGAATTGATTACTAGTGCCTGTCACAAAAAAAGGTAAACTTAATAAGAGTTTGTTGATCAACTAATTCATCCAAGGAGTTGCCTCTTTGACATACaccctcaatttttttctctcctgaaatCATTCACAATTTTATTGATTCGTAACCCCAAAGAAGACCACCCAGAGAGCTTGGCATCCAGGATATTTTCCTGACTTTTTGATCAAATTAAATACAATCCTACTTAATTGTTTTTAGTCCCTTTAGTGAAATTCATCCAAAGTTCCAGAAAATGTCCAGAAAAGATCACACTGAGTACTTTCTTCTCCTTCAGAAAGCACAGTAACAGGGGTCAGTGATTATTGAAATGATTGCAAGAGGCAATTGATCCCTTGAGATACTCCAATTTGGGATTAGGAAGAGCAGTCTTTGAAGATACATAAAGAATCTCTGCCTTTGGGGAGTATTctgaaatgaaaattcccagtCTTGGCTAAATGAAGCCTCTGCTCTGTAAGGCTACAgcatttgaatttcttctttcagTAGTTCCCATTTCTTAGCCTTGAGACCCACTGGAAGGGCGCAGCTTTAGCTCACTGATGcattcttctccctctccaggTGATGTCTTCCTCATTCCTTCTCTTGGTTGTCTTTgccatttttgatgaaaaaaactggAGGGTCCCCAAGGGCCTAGAACCCGTTGTCATTGGCCTACTGATCCTggttctttcttcctctttgggAATGAACACTGGCTGTGCCATGAACCCAGCTAGAGATCTGAGTCCCAGGCTATTCACAGCCCTGGCAGGCTGGGGGTTTGAAGTCTTCACGTAAGTGTCCAGAGATGGAATAGTCAAAGGACTGATGTCCCCCATGGGCTCTTGAGTGGGGATAAGGGAACATGAAGGGAGAGAGCAGTCAGGAGGAATTGCCCACTATATCATCGCACTGAAAGGAGATGGTggggttttttatttgatttgggCTATTTCGCATTGGTATGTGAAACTTCTGATAATGTAGCTTAGGAACTGTTCTGCTGCTTGTAGCTTTACTTACCCAGTGTACTGAAAATTTAAGGGATTTGCCCTAAGTCACATAGTAtaccagaggcaggatttgaatccaggtcttcctgatcctgaggccatttctttatctattatgCCACAATTCCTCTCAAAACTTTGATTTTTATGTTGAACAAAAATCTGTTGCTGGGATATCAGTAGAGAATGGTTTCTCTCAGAGATAGCCCCTTACACTTGTACTAAGCTTAGTATAGAGCTTTCTATGTTAAATgactaaaattattattattattattattaagcatcagtacctggcacatagtcaaCATTATTTAAGTGTTATCTAttatgatgatcatctgtgacACAGTGGATGGCTCCAAATCGGTGCTATAAATGCTGGTTCCTCCTCTCAGTTCCCTTCCCCACATGGTAGGATTCAAAGATTGTATAGCCTTTGCCTACAGCAAATACAGGACCAGACTTCACTTCCCTCCCTCTGTGTGGACAAGTCCCTAAGGCTTAgcttctcatctctaaaatggggataacaatattgACAAGAGTTGTTTTGACAattcaaatga
Proteins encoded:
- the AQP9 gene encoding aquaporin-9, encoding MDRKLGKTFKEKLILKNVLVKEMIAEFLGTFMLIVLGCGSVAQAVLSRGVAGGIVTINVGFAVAVAMAVYVSGGVSGGHINPAVTFAMCLYGRMKWYKFPFYIGAQFLGAFVGAAALFGIYYDAIRCFAEGKLLVTGENATAQIFATYPVKYLTVANEFADQVMSSSFLLLVVFAIFDEKNWRVPKGLEPVVIGLLILVLSSSLGMNTGCAMNPARDLSPRLFTALAGWGFEVFTAGSYFWWIPVVGPFLGGAIGGFIYIYGIEIHHADPDTEEKMEQVEEKHELSVIM